In a single window of the Chondrocystis sp. NIES-4102 genome:
- a CDS encoding mgtC family protein — protein sequence MTWIDFGIRLTIAFMLGMGIGIERQWLKTRSVLKTNVLVTLGAAMFVMLSVMTPGDASPTRIAAQVVSGIGFLGGGVILRDGASVRGINTAATLWCAAAIGSLVGAGHLPQAYFSTAAVVGANLLLRPMVQVFQNQSDRHAAHSKPHISTFGTNANSPSLSETKKLQVQYQPLAVTSQPAITYMLRVNCYAVDESRVLNKLWRSLTSKNINLTSIQSHQLQDYPHKVEVLIEFVVQEENKELGFLDAVTHILQSEVTGNSCDWEFCRK from the coding sequence ATGACTTGGATTGATTTTGGCATTCGCTTGACCATTGCGTTTATGTTAGGAATGGGAATAGGTATTGAACGACAATGGCTAAAAACTCGCTCTGTTTTAAAGACTAATGTACTAGTAACCCTGGGCGCAGCTATGTTTGTGATGCTTTCTGTGATGACTCCTGGAGATGCTAGTCCAACTAGGATCGCTGCACAAGTAGTGTCAGGTATTGGATTTCTTGGTGGTGGTGTTATTTTACGTGATGGTGCTAGTGTTAGGGGAATTAATACCGCAGCAACTCTTTGGTGTGCAGCAGCGATCGGATCTTTAGTAGGTGCAGGACATTTACCCCAGGCTTATTTTAGTACGGCAGCAGTGGTGGGGGCAAATCTTTTACTTCGTCCTATGGTACAAGTATTCCAAAACCAAAGCGATCGCCATGCGGCTCACTCGAAACCTCACATTAGCACTTTTGGTACAAATGCGAATTCTCCATCTCTAAGTGAAACAAAAAAGCTACAAGTACAGTATCAGCCATTAGCTGTTACCTCCCAACCAGCTATTACATATATGCTGCGTGTCAATTGTTATGCAGTGGATGAAAGCAGAGTATTAAATAAATTATGGCGATCGCTCACTAGTAAAAATATTAATTTAACATCAATTCAGAGCCATCAACTCCAAGACTATCCACATAAAGTAGAGGTTTTAATTGAATTTGTGGTGCAGGAGGAAAATAAAGAACTAGGTTTTTTAGATGCAGTGACTCATATTTTACAGTCTGAGGTAACTGGTAATTCCTGTGATTGGGAGTTTTGCAGGAAATAA
- a CDS encoding chorismate synthase — protein MGNTFGHLFRITTFGESHGGGVGVVIDGCPPQLEISEAEIQVELDRRKPGQSRITTPRKESDTCEIISGVFEGKTTGTPIAILVRNKDARSQDYDEMAVKYRPSHADATYDAKYGIRNWKGGGRSSARETIGRVAAGAIAKKILHQVAGVEIVGYVKSIKDIEAQVDPSTVTLEQVESNMVRCPDAECAEIMIERIDLARKDQDSLGGVVECVARNVPKGLGDPVFDKLEADLAKGVMSLPATKGFEIGSGFAGTTMTGSEHNDEFYITADGQTRTVSNRSGGVQGGISNGENIVIRVAFKPTATIGKEQKTVTKTGETTVLAAKGRHDPCVLPRAVPMVEAMVALVLCDRLLYNQAQCKTLTGN, from the coding sequence ATGGGTAACACATTCGGACATCTATTTCGCATTACAACCTTTGGGGAGTCTCACGGTGGTGGTGTGGGAGTGGTAATTGATGGTTGTCCCCCCCAACTTGAAATTAGCGAAGCAGAGATTCAAGTAGAACTAGATCGCAGAAAACCAGGACAAAGTAGAATTACAACTCCCAGAAAAGAAAGTGATACCTGTGAAATTATTTCAGGGGTGTTTGAAGGGAAAACTACAGGTACACCGATCGCCATTTTAGTACGCAATAAGGATGCTCGTTCACAAGATTATGATGAGATGGCAGTTAAATATCGTCCTTCTCATGCTGATGCTACCTATGATGCTAAGTATGGTATTCGTAATTGGAAAGGTGGGGGGCGTTCTTCTGCGAGGGAAACTATTGGTAGAGTGGCAGCAGGAGCGATCGCTAAAAAAATTCTCCACCAAGTCGCTGGAGTGGAAATTGTTGGTTATGTAAAAAGTATCAAGGATATAGAAGCACAAGTTGATCCGAGTACTGTTACCTTGGAACAAGTAGAAAGTAATATGGTTCGCTGTCCCGATGCTGAATGTGCCGAAATCATGATTGAGCGTATTGATTTGGCAAGGAAAGATCAGGATTCTTTGGGCGGTGTAGTTGAATGTGTTGCTCGTAACGTCCCTAAAGGTTTGGGTGATCCTGTTTTTGATAAGTTAGAGGCGGATTTAGCTAAGGGTGTGATGTCTCTACCTGCTACTAAAGGTTTTGAAATTGGATCGGGTTTTGCAGGCACAACTATGACTGGTAGTGAACATAATGATGAGTTTTATATCACTGCTGATGGTCAAACACGTACAGTATCCAACCGTTCAGGGGGAGTACAAGGTGGTATTTCTAATGGCGAAAATATTGTTATTCGAGTCGCTTTTAAACCCACAGCCACTATTGGTAAGGAACAGAAAACAGTTACTAAAACTGGGGAAACAACTGTACTAGCAGCAAAAGGTCGCCATGATCCTTGTGTCCTCCCTCGCGCAGTACCTATGGTTGAGGCAATGGTTGCTTTAGTGTTATGCGATCGCCTTCTTTATAATCAGGCACAGTGTAAAACTTTAACTGGTAACTGA
- a CDS encoding RNA polymerase, sigma 70 subunit, RpoD subfamily protein: MPNANIEKTTTKKTYSADMVRTYLHEIGRVRLLTHEQEIVYGKQVQKMMILLTEKEELEQQLETKLSLKEWADKVQMSETEINRIIREGQRAKQRMIEANLRLVVAIAKKYQKRNMEFLDLIQEGSLGLERGVEKFDPTKGYKFSTYAYWWIRQAITRAIAQQARTIRLPIHITEKLNKIKKTQRELSQKLGRSAEPREIAKELGLKTSQIREYLSIARQPISLDVRVGDNQDTELSELLEDEGASPDNYATQQLLRQDLYNLMADLTPQQQEVISLRFGLNDGNELSLAKIGQRMSLSRERVRQLEHQALSLLRRRRNYVREYIAS, from the coding sequence ATGCCCAACGCCAACATAGAAAAAACAACCACAAAAAAAACTTATTCAGCAGATATGGTGAGAACCTATCTTCATGAAATTGGACGGGTACGCTTGTTAACCCACGAACAAGAAATTGTTTATGGTAAACAAGTGCAGAAAATGATGATCCTGTTAACCGAAAAAGAAGAATTAGAGCAGCAGCTAGAAACTAAGCTCAGTCTGAAGGAGTGGGCGGACAAAGTCCAAATGAGTGAAACAGAAATTAACAGGATTATTCGTGAGGGTCAAAGAGCCAAACAAAGAATGATCGAGGCAAACTTACGTTTAGTAGTGGCGATCGCCAAAAAATATCAAAAACGTAATATGGAGTTTCTCGATTTAATTCAAGAAGGTAGTTTAGGTTTGGAAAGAGGAGTCGAAAAATTCGATCCTACCAAAGGGTATAAATTTTCTACCTACGCTTATTGGTGGATTCGTCAAGCAATCACTAGAGCGATCGCTCAACAAGCCCGTACCATTCGTTTACCAATTCATATCACCGAAAAGCTCAATAAAATTAAGAAAACTCAACGAGAACTATCTCAAAAACTTGGACGTAGTGCTGAACCTAGAGAAATAGCCAAGGAGTTAGGTTTAAAAACTTCCCAAATTCGGGAGTATTTAAGTATTGCTCGTCAACCCATATCTTTAGATGTCCGTGTTGGTGACAATCAGGATACTGAATTATCCGAATTATTAGAAGATGAAGGAGCATCACCAGATAATTATGCAACTCAACAGCTATTACGCCAAGATTTGTATAATTTGATGGCAGATCTAACCCCTCAACAACAAGAAGTTATTTCTTTGCGCTTTGGCTTAAATGATGGCAATGAACTATCCCTAGCTAAAATCGGTCAAAGAATGAGCCTTAGTCGTGAACGAGTACGTCAATTAGAGCATCAAGCTTTATCACTATTAAGAAGACGTAGAAACTATGTTCGAGAATATATTGCAAGTTAA
- a CDS encoding cobalamin biosynthesis protein CobD, with amino-acid sequence MTIQHSSFILVLAALEDYLIGDPWGWIHPVQLMGWVITNYSNWAIKYLLPGWQRRLAGILLGSGLIVGSGLIGWVIIFTCQLIHPLFGYFSQIILLASCFAGKSLRVAVQDVLQPLTEQDLETARSRLSMYVGRDTQDLSESEILRALLETVAENTVDGVTAPLFYAILGALIPSLGVVPLALAYKAASTLDSMVGYLREPYTDLGWFSAQLEDRLTWLPCRLTVLTLSLFSRQPLKVLAICRRDGIKDPSPNSGWSESIYAAILKVQLGGKNTYQGIVKDKPLLGDDLEVISGAKINQALGLTRYCFLTWLAIAFFVTINFGLLSIRLNMDN; translated from the coding sequence ATGACAATTCAACATTCAAGCTTTATCTTAGTTTTGGCAGCCTTAGAAGATTATTTAATTGGTGATCCTTGGGGATGGATTCATCCTGTACAGTTAATGGGGTGGGTAATAACTAATTATAGTAACTGGGCGATAAAATACTTGCTCCCAGGTTGGCAACGTCGTTTAGCTGGAATTTTGCTTGGATCTGGTTTAATTGTGGGTAGTGGCTTAATCGGGTGGGTAATAATTTTTACTTGTCAACTCATTCATCCCTTATTTGGATATTTCAGCCAGATCATATTATTAGCTAGTTGTTTTGCGGGTAAAAGTTTACGAGTTGCAGTTCAAGATGTTTTACAACCTTTAACCGAGCAAGACTTAGAAACAGCGCGATCGCGTTTAAGTATGTATGTAGGACGTGATACTCAAGACCTATCAGAATCAGAAATATTACGCGCATTACTCGAAACCGTCGCCGAAAATACAGTTGATGGAGTCACCGCCCCACTTTTCTATGCCATTTTAGGGGCATTAATTCCCAGTTTGGGTGTAGTTCCCCTCGCCTTAGCTTATAAAGCTGCTAGCACCCTTGATTCGATGGTAGGGTATCTACGTGAACCCTATACAGATCTAGGTTGGTTTAGCGCGCAGCTAGAAGATCGTTTAACTTGGCTTCCTTGTCGTCTAACTGTCTTAACATTGAGTTTATTTTCCAGACAACCTTTAAAGGTATTAGCTATTTGTCGTCGCGATGGTATCAAAGATCCTAGTCCTAATTCTGGTTGGAGTGAATCTATCTATGCAGCCATTCTCAAAGTTCAGTTAGGAGGTAAAAATACTTATCAAGGAATAGTTAAAGATAAACCTTTATTAGGAGATGATCTTGAAGTAATTTCGGGAGCGAAAATCAATCAAGCCCTTGGACTAACTCGCTACTGTTTTCTTACTTGGTTAGCGATCGCCTTCTTTGTAACTATTAACTTTGGGTTATTATCAATACGCTTAAACATGGATAATTGA
- a CDS encoding 8-amino-7-oxononanoate synthase, producing MTLFNETLNGKESKNSFGSINGKSNNLNVNSQAEAIQVWLIDKLATILDLEPHQIDVTQDFEEYGLESAEAINLSGGLEDYLGCRLPPTLLWDYQNIEALAQYLANCKLPQDSVNSIDDLREVSPTTIDNLAKNTVDHNSLEIPVENYKFEEFPEYQKLLAQQQQVASLGNGNPFFIPQETIVNDRTIIGGQEFINFATYNYIGMCGDPQVTQAAIEAIDRYGTSACASRLISGEKPIHRELEQELADFLGVEDSIMMVGGHATNVTTIGHLFGKNDLVIYDSLSHNSILQGCFLSGASLVAFSHNDTEDLENILRDRRHRYQRVLIVIEGVYSTDGDIANLPEFIKLKQQYKTFLMVDEAHSMGTIGKTGRGISEYWQINPKDVDLWMGTLSKSFASCGGYIAGSKAIVEYLKYTAPGFVFSVGMSPPNAAATLAAIRVLKAQPQRATILQDRAKFFLDLAKQQGLNTGMSKDSPVIPIIVGDSLKSIQLSQNLFKQGINVPFMIYPSVPQNGARLRFFITCNHTEDQIRSTISVLTAELNKL from the coding sequence ATGACACTATTCAATGAAACGTTAAATGGCAAAGAAAGTAAAAATAGTTTTGGAAGTATTAATGGTAAATCAAATAATTTAAATGTAAATTCTCAAGCAGAAGCAATACAGGTTTGGTTAATTGATAAGTTAGCAACAATTCTAGATCTTGAACCACATCAAATTGATGTAACTCAGGATTTTGAAGAATATGGATTAGAATCGGCAGAGGCGATTAATTTATCAGGCGGTTTAGAAGATTATTTGGGTTGTCGGTTGCCACCTACCCTCTTGTGGGATTATCAAAATATAGAAGCTTTAGCGCAATATTTAGCTAATTGTAAATTGCCTCAAGACTCAGTTAATTCAATCGATGATTTAAGGGAAGTCTCGCCCACCACTATAGATAATTTAGCTAAAAATACTGTTGATCATAATTCTTTAGAAATACCTGTCGAAAATTATAAATTTGAAGAATTTCCTGAATATCAAAAATTATTAGCTCAACAACAACAGGTAGCCAGTTTAGGTAACGGTAATCCGTTTTTTATTCCCCAAGAAACCATAGTAAACGATCGCACTATTATTGGTGGTCAGGAATTTATTAATTTTGCTACCTATAATTACATTGGGATGTGTGGTGATCCTCAAGTAACCCAAGCAGCAATTGAAGCGATTGATCGCTACGGTACATCTGCTTGTGCTAGCCGTTTAATTTCGGGTGAAAAACCAATACACAGGGAATTAGAACAAGAACTTGCTGATTTTCTAGGTGTAGAGGACAGTATTATGATGGTAGGTGGTCATGCCACAAATGTGACTACCATAGGTCATTTATTCGGCAAAAACGACTTAGTAATTTATGATTCCCTTAGCCATAATAGTATCCTTCAGGGCTGTTTCCTTTCTGGAGCAAGTTTAGTAGCATTTTCTCACAATGATACAGAAGATCTAGAAAATATCCTACGCGATCGCCGACACCGTTATCAACGAGTCTTGATTGTTATAGAAGGAGTCTATAGTACTGATGGTGATATTGCTAATTTGCCAGAATTTATTAAGTTAAAGCAGCAGTATAAAACATTCTTGATGGTCGATGAAGCCCATTCTATGGGAACAATAGGCAAAACTGGGCGTGGGATTAGTGAATATTGGCAAATAAACCCCAAAGACGTAGATTTATGGATGGGTACTCTCAGTAAGTCTTTTGCAAGCTGTGGTGGCTATATTGCAGGTAGTAAAGCTATAGTTGAATATCTTAAATATACCGCCCCTGGTTTTGTTTTTAGCGTTGGTATGTCACCACCCAATGCAGCAGCGACTTTAGCAGCAATTCGCGTCCTTAAAGCACAACCCCAAAGAGCAACAATTCTGCAAGATCGGGCAAAATTCTTTTTAGATTTAGCTAAACAACAGGGTTTGAATACTGGAATGAGTAAAGATTCCCCAGTCATTCCCATAATTGTCGGAGATTCTTTAAAATCAATTCAACTATCACAAAATTTGTTTAAGCAAGGAATAAATGTTCCTTTTATGATTTATCCTTCAGTTCCGCAAAACGGCGCACGCTTAAGATTTTTTATTACTTGTAATCATACTGAAGATCAGATTCGCTCGACTATCAGTGTTTTAACAGCAGAACTTAATAAGTTATAA
- a CDS encoding YCII-related translates to MWGSYCENALEKRTPFRQAHLDGLARQQADGILITLGPTKDNTQVFGIYEGENETVIRQLVESDPYWQNGIWTEYEVKEWIQAF, encoded by the coding sequence ATGTGGGGTAGTTATTGCGAAAACGCCCTAGAAAAAAGAACCCCATTCCGTCAAGCACATTTAGATGGTTTGGCTCGTCAACAGGCTGATGGTATCCTAATTACTCTAGGCCCAACTAAAGATAATACCCAAGTTTTTGGAATTTATGAAGGCGAGAATGAAACTGTGATTCGTCAACTTGTAGAGTCTGATCCCTATTGGCAAAATGGTATCTGGACTGAATATGAAGTTAAAGAATGGATACAAGCCTTTTAG
- a CDS encoding rfrA pentapeptide repeat-containing protein — translation MKAIQILNQYRQGKIDFQGASLHSIDLQAANLTRINLAQADLSNANLSNIDLSGACLQQANLTNANLSNATLVGANLGEINLIGADLENADLRGADLSGADLRCANLHKADLCSANLTDVDLSGADLTNADLTDAQLAGTDLTVADTQGANLNQVSWNGGERKQEYTSHNWVTWSGK, via the coding sequence ATGAAAGCAATACAAATACTGAATCAATACCGCCAAGGTAAAATAGATTTTCAGGGTGCAAGTTTACATTCAATTGATTTACAAGCTGCTAATCTCACGCGCATCAACTTAGCTCAAGCAGATTTGAGCAATGCTAACTTAAGTAATATAGATTTAAGTGGTGCTTGTTTACAACAAGCAAATTTAACCAATGCCAATTTGAGTAACGCAACTTTAGTAGGTGCTAATTTAGGAGAAATCAATTTAATTGGTGCAGATTTAGAGAATGCGGATCTTAGAGGTGCAGATCTAAGTGGTGCTGATTTGCGTTGTGCTAATTTACACAAAGCAGACTTATGTAGTGCAAATCTCACTGATGTTGATCTAAGTGGGGCAGATTTAACCAATGCTGATTTAACTGACGCTCAACTAGCGGGTACAGATCTTACTGTAGCTGATACTCAAGGAGCAAATCTAAATCAGGTAAGCTGGAATGGCGGTGAAAGAAAACAAGAATACACATCCCACAATTGGGTTACTTGGTCGGGTAAATAG
- a CDS encoding extracellular ligand-binding receptor, with product MFKKKLKINQKNTVLLVYVLILCLLAPLIVLLNNSNVEFSDKFKSKLNSVVNITQGNKNLESPKNRTSLGDRILIRANMTSSKQAGIQAYASQDYKTALQQFQNSLKSQSNDPETLIYWNNSLAKLQGDPLTIGTSVPIGGNLDVAKEILRGVAQAQTRINRNGGINGRLMAVKIANDDNDPAIALEIAREFVKDKEILAVIGHNDSNASLAAAPIYQAGKLVMITPTSSAEGLSEIGDYVFRTTPNTRALSESLVDYAIEVAGKKNIAICVDSESEVSKSFQKEFTWAVYNRGANIISAPCDFAAANFNPSEIPSQMISSGADALFLAPSIRNVNSAIAIAQANQNRLTLLGSHSLNTYATLAQGQKDVNGMVISAAWYPHARINNTFDLDAQKLWKGAINWRTAMAYDATEAIIAALKTGVTREAIDITLSNPLFTTPGATKPIQFLPSGDRNMQGTLIKVQPGNKSGTGYDFVLLEQKKSRISLK from the coding sequence ATGTTTAAGAAGAAGCTGAAAATCAACCAAAAAAATACCGTATTGCTAGTTTACGTATTAATACTATGTTTATTAGCACCATTAATTGTACTCTTAAACAATAGCAATGTTGAGTTTTCAGATAAATTTAAGTCAAAACTAAATTCAGTTGTAAATATAACTCAAGGTAATAAGAATCTAGAGTCGCCAAAAAATCGAACTAGCCTGGGCGATCGCATTTTGATTCGTGCAAACATGACTTCTAGTAAACAAGCTGGTATCCAAGCCTATGCCTCCCAAGACTATAAAACTGCTCTACAACAGTTCCAAAATTCCTTAAAAAGCCAATCTAACGATCCTGAAACCTTAATATATTGGAATAACTCTTTAGCTAAATTACAAGGTGACCCATTAACAATAGGAACAAGTGTACCAATTGGAGGAAATTTAGATGTAGCTAAAGAAATACTTCGAGGAGTTGCTCAAGCACAAACCAGAATTAATCGTAACGGCGGGATAAATGGGAGATTGATGGCGGTAAAAATTGCCAATGATGATAATGATCCAGCGATCGCCCTGGAAATTGCCAGAGAATTTGTTAAAGATAAGGAAATTTTAGCCGTAATCGGACACAATGATAGTAATGCTTCCCTAGCTGCTGCTCCTATTTATCAAGCAGGGAAATTAGTAATGATAACGCCCACAAGCTCGGCAGAAGGCTTATCGGAAATAGGCGATTATGTTTTTCGCACCACTCCCAACACCAGAGCCTTATCGGAAAGTTTGGTTGATTATGCAATAGAAGTTGCTGGTAAAAAGAATATAGCTATCTGTGTAGATTCTGAGTCGGAGGTTAGCAAATCTTTCCAAAAAGAGTTTACCTGGGCAGTATATAACCGTGGAGCAAATATCATATCAGCCCCCTGTGATTTTGCTGCTGCCAATTTTAACCCTAGCGAAATTCCTTCTCAAATGATTAGCAGTGGTGCAGACGCTCTTTTCCTCGCTCCTTCCATTCGTAATGTCAACTCTGCTATTGCAATTGCCCAAGCCAATCAAAATAGATTAACTTTATTGGGTAGTCATTCCCTCAATACTTACGCCACCTTAGCTCAAGGGCAAAAAGACGTTAATGGGATGGTAATATCTGCTGCTTGGTATCCTCACGCTCGTATTAATAATACTTTTGATCTCGATGCTCAAAAACTCTGGAAAGGAGCGATTAATTGGAGAACTGCAATGGCATATGATGCAACCGAAGCAATAATTGCAGCTTTAAAAACAGGGGTGACTCGCGAGGCAATAGATATAACACTAAGCAATCCTTTATTTACAACACCAGGGGCAACCAAACCCATCCAATTTTTACCTTCAGGCGATCGCAATATGCAGGGAACTTTAATTAAAGTACAACCTGGCAATAAATCTGGAACTGGTTATGATTTCGTCTTACTTGAACAAAAAAAAAGTAGAATATCCTTAAAATAA
- a CDS encoding HAD family hydrolase, giving the protein MFKPITHIIYDVDGLLLDTESLNEKINSTIAQRYDKTFNLDLKMAIAGRTTIDSATIIVNTLQLPLTVEAYLAERNKLIYPLYPSCQTLPGAIKLIEHLSCHQIPQALASSSSRHHFGLKTINHQQWVKLFQVVTLGDDCELKHGKPAPDIFLLTAQRLNAAPQQCLVFEDSIAGMQAAKEAGMSVIAIPDPIFDHDLFTAADQVLNSLLEFQPQVWNLPAYSFL; this is encoded by the coding sequence ATGTTTAAACCTATTACTCACATTATCTATGATGTGGATGGCTTGCTATTAGATACAGAATCTCTCAATGAAAAAATTAATAGCACCATTGCACAACGCTATGATAAAACCTTTAATCTTGATCTTAAGATGGCGATCGCTGGACGCACAACTATAGATTCCGCCACCATTATTGTTAATACTTTGCAACTACCCCTAACTGTTGAAGCCTATCTTGCAGAACGAAATAAATTAATATATCCTTTGTATCCTAGTTGTCAAACTTTACCTGGGGCGATCAAACTAATTGAACATCTATCTTGTCATCAAATTCCCCAAGCACTTGCTTCTAGTTCCTCACGTCATCATTTTGGGCTTAAAACCATTAATCATCAGCAATGGGTGAAATTATTTCAGGTAGTAACTTTAGGAGACGACTGTGAACTAAAACACGGAAAACCTGCACCAGATATATTTTTACTTACCGCCCAAAGATTAAATGCTGCTCCTCAACAATGTTTAGTATTTGAAGATTCCATCGCTGGTATGCAGGCAGCCAAAGAGGCAGGAATGTCGGTAATAGCTATTCCCGATCCTATATTTGACCATGATTTATTCACCGCAGCAGATCAAGTACTTAATTCCCTCCTAGAGTTTCAACCTCAAGTTTGGAATTTACCCGCTTATAGTTTTTTATGA
- a CDS encoding RNA polymerase, sigma 28 subunit, FliA/WhiG subfamily protein produces the protein MTTQALNYRYMKFLQDYHRQPSLKLRNKLVELNTGLVRKVAHQICRKCAEPYEDLEQIGYLGLIRAIERFDPNLGSAFSSFAIPYIRGEMLHYLRDRGSIMRIPRRWQELHTRGKKLRKDLIEKLGRLPKDTELAKGLGVPLAEWSECQLALQNRLPISLDAVVNNSLDSTITFGETLADPNYHQKRKLEDDKLQLQRAMNQLEEKTKAAIECVFLWDLPRKEAAKHIGISPMTVTRHLHKGIEQLGLMLEPQAA, from the coding sequence ATGACTACTCAAGCTCTTAATTACCGTTACATGAAATTCCTTCAGGATTATCATCGTCAACCATCCTTAAAATTACGTAATAAGTTAGTTGAGTTAAATACAGGTTTAGTTAGAAAAGTTGCCCATCAAATTTGTCGTAAATGTGCCGAACCCTATGAAGATTTAGAACAGATTGGATATTTAGGTTTAATTAGAGCAATTGAACGTTTTGATCCAAACCTAGGTTCAGCATTTAGTTCTTTTGCCATCCCTTATATTCGAGGTGAGATGCTACATTATTTAAGAGATCGTGGTAGTATCATGCGTATTCCTCGTAGATGGCAAGAACTTCACACTAGAGGGAAAAAATTACGTAAGGATTTGATTGAAAAGCTAGGACGTTTACCCAAGGATACAGAGTTAGCAAAGGGTTTGGGTGTTCCTTTAGCAGAATGGAGTGAATGCCAATTAGCTTTACAAAATCGTTTACCAATTAGTTTAGATGCTGTAGTTAATAATTCTCTCGATTCTACCATTACTTTTGGTGAGACTCTTGCTGATCCTAATTATCATCAAAAACGTAAATTAGAAGATGATAAATTACAATTACAAAGAGCAATGAATCAATTGGAAGAAAAAACTAAAGCAGCAATTGAATGTGTATTTTTGTGGGATCTACCTCGCAAAGAAGCAGCTAAACATATCGGCATTAGTCCAATGACTGTAACTAGACATTTACATAAAGGAATTGAACAATTAGGTTTGATGTTAGAACCACAAGCAGCTTAA
- a CDS encoding NifU-like protein, protein MALALTKDNVETVLDELRPYLMADGGNVELAEIEGPIVKLKLQGACGSCPSSAMTLKMGIERRLREKIPEIVEVEQVF, encoded by the coding sequence ATGGCATTAGCATTAACTAAAGATAATGTGGAAACTGTTTTAGACGAACTACGTCCTTATTTGATGGCTGACGGTGGCAACGTTGAACTTGCAGAGATTGAAGGACCGATTGTTAAATTGAAATTACAAGGTGCTTGTGGTTCTTGTCCTAGTTCTGCTATGACTCTTAAAATGGGGATTGAGCGTCGATTAAGAGAAAAAATTCCCGAAATTGTAGAAGTGGAACAAGTATTTTAG